The proteins below come from a single Ovis aries strain OAR_USU_Benz2616 breed Rambouillet chromosome 18, ARS-UI_Ramb_v3.0, whole genome shotgun sequence genomic window:
- the LOC101122387 gene encoding myeloid-associated differentiation marker-like yields MGYFLRLLQLLSTCVAFSLVAGVSTLQAAAGSWSIFVWCFCFVMTLIILIVELCGLQSRLHLSWDGFLITCASCATFLCLSGSVIFATACIQLLPHSPFGDHAIAVTAFSSLASVAYATEVVWTCARSGEFSCSVLTLPGLFHRLEIFVACIIFAFISSPHLYVHQPALEWCVAVYSICFLLSAVTLLLNWYNWDNRLPVPVPLVHLGLTLLSALLYASAVVLWPLCQFNGEFGGQPQRSSDVSCRDKLTSYICTWDQRLAVAVLTAVNLLIYVVDLVDLARRFFY; encoded by the coding sequence ATGGGCTACTTTCTCCGCCTGCTGCAGCTGCTCTCCACCTGCGTGGCCTTCTCCCTGGTGGCTGGTGTGAGCACTTTGCAGGCGGCTGCAGGTAGCTGGTCCATATTTGTCTGGTGCTTCTGCTTCGTCATGACCCTCATCATCCTCATAGTCGAGTTGTGTGGGCTTCAGTCCCGCCTCCACCTCTCCTGGGACGGCTTTCTCATCACCTGCGCCTCCTGTGCCACCTTCTTATGCCTCTCAGGCTCCGTCATCTTTGCCACCGCCTGCATCCAGTTGCTGCCTCACAGCCCCTTTGGCGACCACGCCATTGCGGTCACTGCCTTTTCCAGCCTTGCATCTGTGGCTTATGCCACTGAAGTGGTCTGGACCTGCGCCCGGTCTGGAGAGTTCTCCTGCTCTGTGCTCACCTTGCCAGGCCTGTTTCACAGGCTGGAGATCTTCGTGGCCTGCATCATCTTCGCCTTCATCAGCAGCCCCCACCTGTACGTGCACCAGCCGGCCCTGGAGTGGTGCGTGGCTGTGTACTCCATCTGCTTCCTCCTGTCAGCCGTGACCCTCCTGCTGAACTGGTACAACTGGGACAACAGGCTGCCCGTCCCCGTCCCCCTTGTGCATTTGGGGCTGAccctgctctctgccctcctctaCGCCTCCGCTGTGGTCCTCTGGCCGCTCTGCCAGTTCAATGGGGAGTTCGGCGGGCAGCCCCAGAGGTCCAGCGACGTGAGCTGCCGTGACAAACTCACCTCCTATATATGCACCTGGGACCAGCGACTGGCTGTGGCCGTCCTGACTGCCGTCAACCTGCTGATTTATGTGGTTGACCTGGTGGACTTGGCCCGCCGCTTTTTTTATTAG